In Bacteroidetes Order II. bacterium, the genomic window TATCGGAGATCGGATTGCTGTTCTCCGCCGGAAATTGGCCGAAATAGACCGCCAACGCGCCACACAACGCAAAAACCGCGAACAAGAATGGCGGGTCTCGTTGGTGGGTTATACCAACGCCGGAAAGTCCACTTTGCTCAATACCATCGCGAATGCCACCGTTCTTGCCGAGAACCGCTTGTTTGCAACTTTGGACTCTACTACCCGAACCGTTTTCCTCAGCCCAGATTGGAAAGCGCTGCTCTCTGATACTGTTGGTTTTATCCGAAAACTGCCCCATAAACTCGTAGAAAGTTTCAAAAGTACCCTCGACGAAGTGCGCGAAAGCGATGTGCTCCTACATGTGGTGGATGTGAATCATCCCAATTTTGAGCAACATATTGCGGTTGTCAATGAAACGCTCCGTGAATTGGGCGTGACGGAAAAGCCCACCCTTATGGTCTTTAACAAAATTGATGCCTTAGAGGAACGGGGCCTCCTTATGGCCCTCCGCGAGCAATTTCCGGATGCGGTGATGGTCTCTGGCTTGCGTGGAATGGGCATCGAGGAACTAAAACGCCGCCTCCAAGCCTTTATTGAACGCGATTATGTGGAGCGCATTGCCTATTTCCCCATGCACATGACCCGTGCGGTTGCCTATATCCATAAGTCTGCCGAGGTCTTGGATGAGTCCTATGTGATGGCCCAAGCCCGTTATGCCGATGAATCCGAATTGGTGACAAGGGTGCATTTCCGTCTGTCGCCCAAGTTGACCAAAGAAATAGATGGCCTTTTGAACTCGTTGCCAGAATACATCCCAACCGATGAGCCTGCTTTGGTATAAATAAAACCCAAAAAAGACTAAAATAATTTTGCATTCATCGCCGTTTTTTCGTACATCTAAGGATAGGCCCTAAATAACCATTAACACACAAAAGGCCACTTGCATGATAGCCTCTCAATTGTTAAGCCCCATAACCCCGGCACTCAAACCGGATGACACGATAGAGGTGGCCTTGGAGTTGCTCTCGGAGTACCGGGTTCGGCATTTACCAGTCGTACAAGATCAGACCGTGCTTTTAGGCATTGCCTCGGAAGAACAACTGCTTAGCCTAAGCGATTGGGACGAAACGCTCGAAGCACAATACCTTCCATCCCCGGTTAAAGTACAGGAAACCGAACATGCCTATGAAGTGGCCCGCTTGATGTCTTTGCACGACCTCACAACCATTCCAGTAGAAGACGAGGAGGGAAAATATGCTGGCCTCGTGGAGCGAAAGCAACTCTATGACTGGTTTTGTAATATCCTGAATGTACAGGCCGATGGGGTGGTATTGGAGTTAGAGGCAAAAGAATCCCGTGATTTTTCTCCCGCCCGTATTGCTTATCTGGTAGAAGAAAACAATGGCAAAATTTTGTCTCTCACCACCGATTCGCCCTTAGATTGGGAAGGACGGCTGCGCGTAACCCTGAAGCTCAACACAAACCACGCGAGCAGAATCCGGCATGTATTGGAGCATCATGGTTACCATGTTTTGGCCGATTTTGGGGAGCGCGAGACCGATGAAGACTTGCAATATCGTGCCCAAGCGTTTCTCCGCTATCTGGAAGTATAAGTTTTTTGGGCACTGCTTTGTTACAAAAACGGGCGCATCTGACATAGGTGCGCCCGTTGTATTGTGCATGTAGGCACGCCTTTAGACCAAGCGTGCATCCAAAGAAATGGCCGCATTGAGCACCTTAGAAACCGGACAATTCTCTTTTGCATCGGTAGTGGCAGCCAAAAACTGTTCATCTGAAATACCTGGAACTTTGGCTTCTACGTCCAGATAGATGGTCTCGATCACGCCTTCGTTCATGTGCAAAGTGCCTTTTACGTCTAATGCTTCTGGTGTAAAGCCCATCCCTCCCAGTACAAAACTGAGTTTCATTGCATAACAACCTGCATGGGCAGCCACTATTAGTTCCTCCGGATTGGTGCCAAGTGAGCCATCTTCGTTTTTGAAACGTGCTTTAAATGAATAGGGATGATGCTCCATAAAACGACTCATCGGCGTGGTAAGGGTACCAGTACCTTCTGCACCAGAACCTTTCCAGTGTGCAAGAGCGGTTCTTTTGATAGACATACAGTTTAGGGGTTTGTGTTTGGGAAAAATGTGTATTGTGCTTGAGGAACGCCTTCCACGGTGTTTGGTTTCGGCTTTTTTACCTTGTATAAAGCCTGTTATCAGCGATACCACCCAGCCTAATGAAATATATTGGTAAATTGCGTGCTTAAGCGGTAGCATTAACATAGATGTTTTATGAGTGATGTATTCCCCTCCTCGCCGTAATATTTTTCTGTTGTGCAGAATCTTTAATAAGAACAAGAACTTAGTTGCCTTTAAATGATTTTTTTGAAGAAAGATATCCCTATTTACGAAATAGCCTTATCTTAAAATCTGTAATCTATTTAAATCTTCAACGGCTCATCATGGCGCACTGCACGGGATAATTCATATAGTATATCCATAGCCCGTTCACACGCCTTTTTTATTGTAAAGTGTAATAAAAAAGTGTTTTAATATTTAATAGTATAAGTTTATACATAGATAAAAATATTAATGAATAGAATAAAAAATAAATTTGCATATTATATATTCGTTTATTATATTTAAATGCCTGCTTTATTAGGTAAATAATTTTAGCATGCGGATAATAGTGACAGGTTTTGTGACTTTTTTTATTCTCGAAATTGATTCGAGCTAAAATTAAGATAAGGCTTTTTATCGTTGTTTGAAGTTAATAAAAATTATATAAAGAAA contains:
- a CDS encoding OsmC family peroxiredoxin, whose translation is MKRTALAHWKGSGAEGTGTLTTPMSRFMEHHPYSFKARFKNEDGSLGTNPEELIVAAHAGCYAMKLSFVLGGMGFTPEALDVKGTLHMNEGVIETIYLDVEAKVPGISDEQFLAATTDAKENCPVSKVLNAAISLDARLV
- the hflX gene encoding GTPase HflX, whose amino-acid sequence is MNPTQKKPETAIVVGLITPEVSKWYVEDALNELELLADTAGAQVTGRFVQNLPKINAATYLGSGKIAELAEWVEREKTDMVIFDDDLSPMQIRNLERTLKCKLVDRTGLILDIFASRAKSATAKTQVELAQLEYMRTRLTRQWTHLSRQKGGIGTKGPGETQIETDRRLIGDRIAVLRRKLAEIDRQRATQRKNREQEWRVSLVGYTNAGKSTLLNTIANATVLAENRLFATLDSTTRTVFLSPDWKALLSDTVGFIRKLPHKLVESFKSTLDEVRESDVLLHVVDVNHPNFEQHIAVVNETLRELGVTEKPTLMVFNKIDALEERGLLMALREQFPDAVMVSGLRGMGIEELKRRLQAFIERDYVERIAYFPMHMTRAVAYIHKSAEVLDESYVMAQARYADESELVTRVHFRLSPKLTKEIDGLLNSLPEYIPTDEPALV
- a CDS encoding CBS domain-containing protein, whose amino-acid sequence is MIASQLLSPITPALKPDDTIEVALELLSEYRVRHLPVVQDQTVLLGIASEEQLLSLSDWDETLEAQYLPSPVKVQETEHAYEVARLMSLHDLTTIPVEDEEGKYAGLVERKQLYDWFCNILNVQADGVVLELEAKESRDFSPARIAYLVEENNGKILSLTTDSPLDWEGRLRVTLKLNTNHASRIRHVLEHHGYHVLADFGERETDEDLQYRAQAFLRYLEV